The following proteins are co-located in the Pochonia chlamydosporia 170 chromosome 6, whole genome shotgun sequence genome:
- a CDS encoding CMGC/CDK protein kinase (similar to Magnaporthe oryzae 70-15 XP_003709667.1) encodes MDRPPETTPDGTSPRTFALNHLRPKHSFQGCSRISDYELQGKLGEGTFGEVHRARSKKTGALVALKKIIMHHEKDGFPITALREIKLLKLLSHKNILRLEDMAVEHPSRSTDKRKKPIMYMATPYMDHDLSGLLDNPSVHFKEAQIKCYLMQLLQGLCYLHDNHILHRDMKAANLLIDNHGILQIADFGLARHYDGPTPQAGRPMGDGRRDYTGLVVTRWYRPPELLLQLRQYTTAIDVWGVGCVFAEMLVGKPILAGESDPHQLELIWDLMGSPNDDVMPGWKQLPGGEHLNPRPRPGNLQSRFREYGSGAIALLKELLKLDWRTRINAVDALDHAYFKMAPLPMQPEDIPTYEESHELDRRKFHDRKANLPPAPKGGTVGVGPDSNNATAGFNSGDGYGRNGVNGGRYRDERRPAWQRDRGPHARPPPQDRPGNRDDADYRRNRVPGRGPGGAGAGAGADTDTYIPAYRGDEAGRRRDDRPRDERRRYNGKDERWERRTRSRSRSPVHERRADRDMYRR; translated from the exons ATGGACCGGCCACCAGAGACCACGCCCGACGGCACCTCGCCGCGTACATTTGCCCTCAACCATCTGCGGCCCAAGCACAGCTTCCAGGGCTGTTCGCGCATCTCCGACTACGAGCTACAAGGAAAACTGGGCGAGGGAACATTCGG TGAAGTTCACCGGGCCCGATCGAAGAAGACGGGCGCCCTCGTCGCGCTCAAAAAGATTATAATGCATCATGAAAAAGACGGC TTTCCCATCACTGCGCTTCGGGAGATTAAGctcctcaagctgctttCACACAAGAATATTCTGAGATTGGAAGACATGGCAGTCGAGCATCCATCTCGATCCA CCGACAAGCGGAAAAAGCCCATCATGTACATGGCCACGCCGTACATGGACCATGATttgtctggcttgctggacAATCCCTCGGTTCACTTCAAAGAAGCCCAGATCAAGTGCTACTTGATGCAACTGCTACAGGGTCTCTGTTACCTTCACGATAATCACATCCTCCACCGAGATATGAAGGCGGCCAATCTGTTGATTGACAACCACGGCATCTTGCAAATTGCCGATTTCGGTCTGGCCAGGCATTATGATGGTCCTACGCCGCAGGCTGGTCGGCCAATGGGCGATGGACGACGAGACTACACTGGTTTGGTTGTTACTAGATGGTATCGCCCGCCTGAGTTGTTGCTGCAACTGAGACAGTATACTACCGCCATCGACGTATGGGGGGTTGG CTGCGTATTTGCTGAAATGCTGGTGGGAAAACCCATCCTAGCAGGCGAAAGCGACCCGCACCAGCTCGAGCTGATATGGGACTTGATGGGCTCGCCTAATGACGATGTCATGCCCGGGTGGAAGCAACTGCCCGGTGGCGAGCATTTGAACCCTCGACCGCGTCCTGGAAACTTGCAGAGTCGGTTCAGAGA GTACGGCTCTGGTGCCATCGCACTCCTCAAAGAGCTCCTCAAATTGGACTGGAGAACACGGATCAACGCCGTAGACGCCTTGGACCACGCCTACTTCAAAATGGCCCCCTTACCAATGCAACCAGAGGATATCCCCACATACGAAGAGAGCCATGAGCTCGACAGGAGAAAGTTCCACGACCGCAAGGCAAATCTACCGCCTGCACCCAAAGGCGGCACCGTCGGCGTTGGCCCAGACTCGAACAACGCCACCGCCGGCTTCAACAGCGGTGATGGATACGGTCGAAACGGCGTCAACGGCGGGCGGTACAGAGACGAGCGCCGTCCGGCATGGCAGCGAGACAGGGGTCCTCATGCGCGTCCACCACCACAGGACCGTCCTGGTAACAGAGATGATGCTGATTACCGAAGGAACAGGGTTCCAGGGAGGGGACCGGgtggtgcaggtgcaggcGCAGGCGCAGATACCGATACGTATATACCTGCGTATAGGGGCGATGAGGCCGGTCGCAGGAGGGATGACAGGCCAAGGGATGAGCGGAGGAGGTATAATGGCAAGGATGAGCGGTGGGAGCGCCGGACTAGGAGTCGCAGTCGGTCGCCTGTTCATGAGAGGAGGGCTGATAGGGACATGTACAGACGGTAG
- a CDS encoding lysophospholipase (similar to Neosartorya fischeri NRRL 181 XP_001266238.1) gives MSPSQTLDPTTTTALPESRVLIIGTGGTICMQEGPDGLAPSEGFLDSAMAPRPTFNDMSGLDVKLQAYKNGHLTSLDSLRTPPTANHRHIRYSILEFTPLLDSSSISATDWASMALCVKQNYHLFDGFVILHGTDSLAYTASALSFMMSNLGKPVILTGSQAPIFALQSDAVDNLLGSLIIAGTYVIPEVGLFFHHKLYRGNRTTKVSSAAFEAFASPNYEPLAKVNGLGITVNWPLVLRPTSIAEFQVQKHLDTTHVACVRVFPGIKPEMIDAVLHLPDLRGLILETFGMGNVPGGSDGRLTHVIQSAVQRGVIVVNVSQCVSGFVSPVYAPGTQLGRVGVIFGLDLTAEAALTKLSYLLALPDLTSKDITERFSRSLRGEMTEIAHPTFSHPSAPLEDTASRLTLLESAFTALGYAIQNDELGVVKQLLQGDGSQLLKTADYAGNTACHLAAVNGNTDIMLELLKQGASVHERNRADNSPLFLATLSGNEECAELLRSAGAHLSMEEIERGPLAKYRQENR, from the exons ATGTCGCCCTCTCAAACCCTCgatcccaccaccaccaccgccctCCCCGAATCCCgcgtcctcatcatcggcacCGGCGGCACAATATGCATGCAGGAAGGCCCCGACGGCCTCGCCCCCAGCGAAGGCTTCCTCGACAGTGCCATGGCCCCCCGCCCAACCTTTAACGACATGTCCGGCCTAGACG TAAAGCTTCAGGCCTACAAAAACGGGCACCTCACCTCCCTCGACTCCCTCCGCACCCCTCCCACCGCCAACCACCGCCACATCCGGTACTCCATCCTCGAATTCACCCCCCTCCTCGACAGCTCGTCCATCTCCGCCACCGACTGGGCGAGCATGGCCCTCTGCGTCAAGCAAAACTACCACCTGTTCGAcggcttcgtcatcctccacGGCACAGACTCGCTCGCCTACACCGCCTCCGCGCTCTCCTTCATGATGAGCAACCTCGGCAAGCCCGTCATCCTGACCGGCTCGCAGGCCCCCATCTTTGCGCTGCAGTCCGACGCCGTGGACAACCTGCTCGGCAGCCTCATCATCGCGGGGACGTACGTCATCCCAGAGGTCGGgctcttcttccaccacaagCTGTACCGGGGGAACCGCACCACAAAGGTATCCTCAGCTGCGTTTGAGGCCTTCGCCTCGCCCAACTACGAGCCGCTCGCCAAGGTCAACGGCCTGGGCATCACCGTCAACTGGCCACTCGTCCTTCGTCCAACCAGTATCGCGGAGTTCCAGGTCCAGAAACACCTCGACACCACGCACGTGGCCTGCGTCCGCGTCTTTCCCGGCATCAAGCCCGAGATGATCGACGCAGTCCTCCACCTCCCTGACCTTCGGGGCCTCATCCTCGAAACCTTTGGCATGGGCAACGTCCCCGGCGGTTCGGACGGTCGTCTCACCCACGTCATACAGTCCGCGGTCCAGCGCGGCGTCATCGTTGTCAACGTCTCGCAGTGCGTCTCCGGCTTCGTCTCCCCTGTCTACGCACCAGGCACGCAACTCGGCCGTGTAGGCGTCATCTTTGGCCTCGATCTCACCGCCGAAGCCGCCCTCACCAAACTCTCCTACCTCCTCGCCCTGCCGGATCTCACAAGCAAAGACATAACAGAGCGCTTCTCCCGCTCTCTGCGCGGCGAAATGACGGAAATCGCACACCCGACCTTTTCTCACCCCTCTGCACCTCTAGAAGACACGGCTTCTCGACTGACGCTCCTGGAATCTGCCTTCACAGCCCTGGGTTACGCCATACAAAACGACGAACTAGGCGTCGTTAAGCAGTTACTGCAAGGGGACGGAAGCCAACTGCTCAAGACGGCTGATTATGCTGGAAACACGGCCTGTCACTTGGCAGCTGTAAATGGCAACACGGACATTATGCTCGAGCTCCTCAAACAAGGGGCTAGTGTTCATGAGAGAAATAGAGCCGACAATTCGcccttgttcttggccacgTTGTCTGGAAATGAGGAGTGCGCTGAGCTCCTGAGGTCTGCGGGGGCACATTTGAGcatggaggagattgagaggGGGCCCTTGGCAAAGTACAGACAGGAGAATCGGTAG
- a CDS encoding ubiquitin C-terminal hydrolase (similar to Coccidioides immitis RS XP_001242642.1) — protein MFHASRYLPIRPKPKTDNHRRKQSYNVDSPNEMVVDTDDYVGVANAPEKDSVAIINPDGLEQGDSDQQLQDLPLASDYDAMKELVLTPLLDEPKILEDAHNTWSVENWRNMGKREHGPIFQAGGYPWRILLFPHGNNTDQCSIYLEHGFEADAVPENWSCCVQFALVLWNPNDPSLYVHHAAHHRFTKEEGDWGFTRFVEHRRMFNVPWEHGNRPLCENDTANITAYVRVVEDETGVLWHNFINYDSKKETGYVGLKNQGATCYLNSLLQSLYFTNAFRKAVYEIPTENDESMQNSAYTLQRLFYQLQTSDQAVGTNELTKSFGWETRHIFEQQDVQELSRKLMERMEEKMKGTKAENVLPEMFSGKIKTYISCINVDYESSRIEDFWDIQLNVSGNKNMLESFQDYIQVEKMDGENQYFAGDEHKLQDANKGVIFTSFPDVLHLQLKRFEYDIQRDMMMKINDRYEFPDVFDAAPYLIEDADKSEPWTYQLHGVLVHSGDLNAGHYYAFIKPEKDGWFYKYDDDKVTRATSREVLEENFGGEYRTPNGYPRAPLQKKAPIIRQNSAYMLVYIRQSKLDKILCDVRKNDIPQHLQQRFEEENALKEARRREQREAHLYMTAKVITNETFRHYGATDLCTFDSNQEVDEASPRSYRIRRAMSMEEFTKQVAEDMGQDPRKVRLWLMVNRQNKTIRPDQPIMDLRPTVEEVYARSAAHRDTSLRVWAEVADEVNADGEPIWPSYQSQPNGVVVKNDTILLFLKHFDPDAQTLHGVGHAYIGKEKKVEDLVPQILQKMGWGEKLPTDEKLLLWEEIKPTMIEALKAKQTLKVAELQDGDIICFQRSSARQAEQAQTQDKPLQEPIRTSDRFEDAREYYDFLENKRIVRFHPHPTRCDQSQYPPFDLVLNSKINYDTLSERVGNYLSVPPTHIRLWTVNATTNNPKAPVRRGTNPSLRQILNPMGNSLNSSQRGDAFYFEVLEMSLAELDTKKSIKLTWLSEGITKEDQFDLLVPKTGTIDDVIQALVAKAQIPDEQEGGKIRVYETSSNRFYREPPRDHPVMNLNDYAQIYAERMSDEEAAAPDESFIQVFHFQNEVNRLHGVPFKFLLVEGEKFADTKKRLEKRTGFKGKSFEKIKFAVARRANYSKPQYLNDDDELWTMAATEDDYLGLDHVDRTRSVRNGAGDLFLR, from the exons ATGTTCCATGCCAGCCGTTACCTGCCTATTCGTCCGAAACCAAAGACTGACAATCATCGTCGAAAACAGAGCTACAATGTCGACTCCCCGAatgagatggtggtggacaCGGACGACTATGTCGGTGTTGCCAACGCTCCCGAGAAGGACTCggttgccatcatcaacccAGACGGCCTAGAACAGGGCGATTCAGATCAACAACTCCAAGACCTTCCTCTAGCCAGCGACT ATGACGCTATGAAGGAACTCGTCCTGACTCCCTTATTGGACGAACCCAAGATCCTCGAGGATGCCCACAACACATGGTCTGTCGAAAATTGGAGGAACATGGGCAAGAGGGAGCATGGTCCCATCTTCCAAGCTGGTGGCTACCCATG GCGAATTCTCCTCTTCCCTCATGGAAACAACACCGATCAGTGCTCCATCTACCTAGAGCATGGATTCGAGGCGGATGCTGTGCCTGAAAACTGGAGCTGCTGTGTTCAGTTTGCTCTGGTACTGTGGAATCCCAACGATCCTAGCCTATACGTTCATCATGCTGCGCACCACAGGTTcaccaaagaagaaggtgacTGGGGATTTACCAGATTTGTCGAGCACCGACGCATGTTCAACGTACCTTGGGAGCATGGTAACAGGCCCTTGTGCGAGAAcgacacagccaacatcacagcATACGTCCGTGTCGTGGAAGACGAAACTGGCGTCCTGTGGCACAACTTCATCAACTACGACTCCAAAAAGGAAACCGGCTATGTTGGTCTAAAAAACCAGGGTGCCACCTGCTATTTGAACAGCCTGTTGCAGTCGCTCTATTTCACCAATGCGTTCCGAAAA GCGGTTTATGAGATTCCCACCGAAAATGACGAGAGTATGCAAAACTCTGCTTACACACTACAAAGACTATTCTACCAACTGCAAACCTCTGATCAGGCAGTTGGTACAAATGAGTTGACAAAATCGTTTGGATGGGAAACTCGCCACATCTTTGAGCAGCAAGATGTCCAAGAGCTGTCGCGAAAGTTGATGGAGCGAatggaggagaagatgaaagGCACCAAGGCCGAAAACGTCCTCCCCGAAATGTTCAGTGGCAAGATTAAGACCTACATTTCGTGCATTAATGTGGACTACGAATCAAGCCGTATTGAAGATTTCTGGGACATTCAGCTCAATGTCAGTGGAAACAAGAACATGCTGGAAAGTTTCCAGGATTACATCCAGGTCGAGAAGATGGACGGAGAAAACCAGTACTTTGCGGGAGACGAACACAAGCTGCAAGACGCCAACAAGGGCGTCATTTTTACCAGTTTCCCCGACGTTCTGCACCTGCAGCTGAAACGATTCGAGTACGACATCCAGAgagacatgatgatgaagatcAATGACCGCTACGAATTCCCAGACGTCTTTGATGCCGCCCCTTACCTGATAGAGGATGCAGACAAATCTGAGCCTTGGACGTACCAACTGCACGGAGTTCTCGTTCATAGCGGCGATTTGAACGCTGGACACTACTATGCCTTTATTAAGCCTGAAAAGGATGGATGGTTCTACAAGtacgatgatgacaaggtcACGAGGGCCACGTCGAGAGAGGTCTTGGAAGAGAATTTTGGCGGAGAGTACAGGACCCCCAACGGGTATCCTCGTGCTCCCCTGCAAAAGAAGGCACCCATCATTCGCCAAAACAGCGCATACATGTTGGTCTATATCCGTCAGTCAAAGCTGGACAAGATTCTGTGCGATGTACGAAAGAATGACATCCCTCAGCATCTGC AACAACggtttgaagaagaaaacgCGCTCAAGGAGGCCCGTAGACGTGAACAGCGGGAGGCCCATCTCTACATGACTGCCAAGGTCATCACAAACGAAACTTTCCGTCACTATGGTGCCACCGATCTGTGTACGTTTGACTCGAACCAAGAAGTAGATGAAGCGTCCCCTCGATCCTATCGCATCCGCCGCGCAATGTCTATGGAAGAGTTCACCAAACAGGTTGCCGAGGACATGGGCCAAGACCCTCGCAAGGTGCGGCTatggttgatggtgaacCGCCAAAACAAGACGATCCGACCTGATCAGCCCATCATGGACCTTCGCCCAACAGTTGAAGAAGTGTACGCGCGATCCGCCGCTCACCGGGACACCAGCCTGCGGGTCTGGGCCGAAGTCGCTGATGAGGTGAACGCCGATGGCGAACCCATATGGCCATCGTACCAGAGTCAGCCCAATGGCGTGGTCGTGAAAAATGATACGATtctcttgttcttgaagCACTTTGACCCTGATGCTCAAACTCTGCACGGCGTCGGCCATGCGTATAttggcaaggagaagaaggtcGAGGACTTGGTGCCTCAGATCCTGCagaagatgggatggggCGAGAAGCTGCCAACTGACGAAAAGTTGCTACTCTGGGAA GAAATAAAACCAACCATGATTGAAGCTTTGAAAGCTAAGCAGACCCTCAAGGTTGCTGAACTGCAGGACGGTGACATTATCTGCTTCCAGCGCTCTTCTGCACGACAAGCAGAACAGGCACAGACACAAGACAAGCCCCTGCAAGAACC TATCCGTACGTCCGATCGGTTTGAGGACGCCAGGGAATATTACGATTTTCTGGAGAACAAGAGGATTGTCAGATTCCATCCCCATCCTACCAGATGTGACCAGAGTCAATACCCCCCATTTGATCTCGTCCTTAACTCCAAGATCAATTATGACACACTCTCAGAGCGTGTAGGTAACTATTTGAGCGTGCCTCCCACGCATATCCGTCTTTGGACCGTCAACGCTACGACCAACAACCCGAAAGCGCCAGTCCGTCGTGGAACGAATCCCAGTTTAAGGCAGATACTTAACCCCATGGGGAACAGTCTCAACTCCAGCCAACGAGGAGATGCGTTTTACTTTGAGGTATTGGAGATGAGCTTGGCAGAGCTGGATaccaagaagagcatcaagctTACTTGGCTGAGTGAAGGCATTACCAAGGAG GACCAATTCGATCTGCTTGTTCCCAAGACCGGCACCATTGATGATGTCATTCAGGCTTTAGTTGCGAAGGCGCAGATTCCGGATGAGCAGGAAGGTGGCAAGATCAGGGTTTATGAGACGAGCTCGAATAGATTCTACCGTGAACCGCCTCGAGATCATCCGGTTATGAACCTCAACGATTACGCACAAATCTACGCCGAGCGAATGTCAGATGAAGAGGCCGCAGCTCCCGATGAGAGTTTTATCCAAGTCTTCCACTTCCAAAACGAAGTCAACAGGCTCCACGGGGTTCCTTTTAAATTCCTCCTGGTAGAG GGCGAAAAGTTTGCAGACACCAAGAAGCGGCTTGAGAAGCGCACTGGCTTCAAGGGCAAGAGCTTCGAAAAGATTAAGTTTGCGGTCGCCCGCCGAGCAAACTACTCAAAACCGCAATATCTAAACGATG ATGATGAATTATGGACCATGGCGGCAACCGAAGACGACTACCTTGGCTTGGATCATGTGGATAGAACCAGATCGGTGCGAAACGGCGCTGGAGATCTCTTCCTTCGATAA
- a CDS encoding mevalonate kinase (similar to Neosartorya fischeri NRRL 181 XP_001267243.1), with product MERKTSLPLAPPFMVSAPGKVILFGEHAAVYGKPTIAAAISLRSYLLVTTLSKSQRIVTLNFSDIGLNHTWEIDTLPWVTFQSRNTSFYTIVESLDPELLNAVQPHAELVSKHLPEKQRKMHTRSATAFLYLYLSLGSPLTAGFIYTLRSTIPIGAGLGSSASVCVCLSAALLIQNRTLAGPHPDQPPEEAKVQLDRINRWAYVAEMCIHGDPSGVDNAVSTGGKAVVFQRSSGPSVVTPIANFPKLRLLLIDTQQSRSTAMQVAKVKALKQRHPLMTEHILDGIGRLTTSALELISSADFKGNAVSPHDVPSALECLGDLISMNHGFLVSLGVSHPRLERIRELVDYADIGWTKLTGAGGGGCAITIFRPGVEAEVIDELGDKLADEGFKKYETILGADGVAVLSPAVFRNSTVGACEEINQDKFEKAVGAEGIERLVGVGVREDREGWKFWTRASA from the coding sequence ATGGAGAGAAAAACCTCGTTGCCCTTGGCACCGCCGTTTATGGTCTCTGCGCCAGGAAAAGTCATTCTCTTTGGCGAACATGCTGCTGTCTATGGCAAGCCTACCATTGCTGCGGCCATCTCGCTCAGATCATACCTCCTGGTCACGACGCTGTCCAAGTCTCAACGCATTGTTACGCTGAATTTTAGCGATATTGGCTTAAATCACACTTGGGAAATAGACACCCTGCCATGGGTTACATTTCAGTCAAGGAATACGTCCTTTTATACGATTGTCGAGTCCCTTGATCCGGAATTGCTCAATGCCGTTCAACCGCATGCTGAGCTGGTGTCCAAACACCTTCCAGAGAAGCAGCGGAAAATGCATACGAGGTCCGCCACCGCTTTTCTCTACCTCTATCTCTCGTTAGGGTCGCCCCTCACTGCTGGATTCATCTACACTCTTCGATCGACAATCCCAATTGGCGCAGGGTTAGGGAGCAGCGCGAGCGTTTGTGTCTGTCTAAGTGCTGCCTTGCTTATTCAAAATCGAACACTGGCTGGACCACATCCCGACCAGCCCCCTGAGGAGGCAAAGGTTCAACTTGACCGTATCAATCGATGGGCCTATGTAGCCGAGATGTGCATACATGGTGACCCTAGCGGAGTGGATAATGCGGTCTCTACTGGCGGCAAGGCTGTCGTCTTCCAAAGAAGTTCTGGGCCATCAGTTGTGACTCCAATCGCCAATTTCCCCAAATTGAGGCTCCTGCTCATCGATACGCAGCAGTCTCGGTCAACGGCAATGCAGGTAGCCAAGGTCAAAGCTTTGAAACAAAGACATCCTCTTATGACGGAGCATATCCTGGATGGAATTGGCCGACTGACAACCTCGGCGCTGGAGCTTATCTCGTCCGCTGATTTTAAAGGTAATGCCGTTTCTCCCCACGACGTGCCCAGTGCTCTCGAATGTTTGGGAGATCTAATCAGCATGAACCACGGCTTCCTGGTTTCGCTGGGGGTATCGCATCCTCGACTAGAGCGTATCCGCGAGCTGGTGGACTATGCGGATATTGGCTGGACGAAACTTACGGGTGcgggaggtggtggatgtgcTATTACCATCTTTCGACCAGGGGTTGAAGCTGAAGTAATTGATGAATTAGGGGACAAGTTAGCCGACGAGGGGTTTAAGAAATATGAGACCATCTTGGGTGCTGACGGCGTTGCAGTGCTCTCGCCTGCCGTATTTCGAAACAGCACCGTGGGAGCGTGTGAAGAGATTAATCAGGACAAATTTGAAAAGGCTGTTGGAGCTGAAGGCATTGAAAGACTGGTCGGCGTTGGCGTCCGTGAGGACCGAGAAGGGTGGAAGTTTTGGACCAGAGCGAGTGCTTGA
- a CDS encoding pyruvate dehydrogenase kinase (similar to Neosartorya fischeri NRRL 181 XP_001266210.1), whose translation MFSTALRKTSKRCRLSRGAVLGRAVIIPECTSPPVCQRRAHQQSRRASNGTWRPVSVLDEWVAREARPISLRQLMVFGRSLTESRLISSANYVRTELPARIAHRLRDMQQLPYVVVTNPHINEVYDLYYNAFDQFRKLKEIKTLEDNEKLCDIIRHNLKGHLTVIPKLAMGILECGGLMDPQDLDKFMNTILRSRISRRVIAEQHLSLTETFNSPYFSPGAKLSESDFIGEVFIKCSARDVITRCAKAVTALARSTNGPDVPIPEVNIVGHLDASFPYILSHIEYIVGELLRNSVQAVIERHQKQPDAMSSVPPPVEVTICEAQEHVIFRISDRGGGIPRAELPYLWSFSKGPQSAKRLENLGQVPRMAATMQELHVEDELGRADLKAPAAYQSSLSSLTSRPPNLRLGMGLPLSRVYAEYWAGSLHLHSLEGYGVDAFLQISRLGNKNEQLVTRASMDSV comes from the exons ATGTTTTCCACTGCGCTGCGCAAGACCAGCAAACGATGCAGACTGAGCCGCGGTGCCGTCCTCGGCAGAGCTGTCATCATCCCGGAATgcacatcaccaccagtATGCCAACGGCGCGCACACCAGCAATCCCGTAGAGCTAGCAACGGCACCTGGAGACCTGTATCCGTGCTAGACGA ATGGGTGGCGAGGGAAGCACGGCCCATAAGCTTGCGACAGCTCATGGTGTTTGGACGATCTCTAACCGAGTCGCGCCTCATCAGCTCTGCGAACTATGTCCGCACCGAGCTCCCAGCTAG AATAGCCCACCGCCTGCGAGACATGCAACAGCTGCCGTACGTCGTCGTCACAAACCCACACATCAACGAAGTCTACGACTTATACTACAACGCATTCGACCAATTCCGCAAACTCAAAGAGATAAAAACCCTAGAAGACAACGAAAAACTATGCGACATCATCCGGCACAACCTCAAGGGCCACCTGACGGTCATACCAAAACTCGCAATGGGCATCCTTGAATGCGGCGGCCTCATGGACCCCCAAGACCTCGACAAATTCATGAACACCATCCTCCGATCC CGTATATCCCGCCGCGTCATAGCAGAGCAACACCTCTCCCTAACCGAAACCTTCAACTCGCCCTACTTCTCGCCCGGAGCAAAACTCTCCGAATCCGACTTCATAGGCGAAGTCTTCATCAAATGTTCCGCCAGGGACGTCATCACGCGGTGCGCCAAAGCCGTCACCGCGCTCGCCCGCTCCACCAACGGTCCTGACGTGCCCATCCCGGAGGTCAACATCGTGGGCCACCTCGACGCCAGCTTCCCCTACATCCTCAGCCACATCGAGTACATTGTGGGCGAGCTCCTCCGCAACTCCGTGCAAGCCGTCATCGAGCGACACCAAAAGCAACCAGACGCCATGTCCTCGGTCCCGCCGCCCGTCGAAGTCACCATCTGCGAGGCCCAAGAGCACGTTATATTCCGGATTTCCGACCGCGGCGGCGGCATCCCCCGCGCCGAACTCCCCTACCTGTGGTCCTTCTCCAAGGGCCCTCAGTCGGCGAAACGGCTCGAGAATCTCGGCCAGGTTCCTCGCATGGCGGCCACGATGCAGGAACTCCATGTGGAAGATGAACTGGGCCGCGCGGATCTAAAAGCCCCAGCCGCGTATCAGAGCTCCCTCTCTTCATTGACGAGCAGACCGCCTAATTTGCGCTTAGGCATGGGCCTCCCGCTAAGTAGAGTATACGCAGAGTACTGGGCCGGCAGTCTACACCTCCACAGCCTAGAAGGATACGGCGTGGATGCCTTCCTCCAAATATCTAGACTGGGCAATAAGAACGAGCAGCTTGTCACGAGAGCAAGCATGGATTCAGTGTAG
- a CDS encoding cell division control protein 12 (similar to Aspergillus terreus NIH2624 XP_001217911.1), whose protein sequence is MAPAAESASPIGIANLPNQRHKIVAKRGASFTIMVAGESGLGKTTFINTLFSTTIKNYADHKRRHQKQVDKTVEIEITKAELEEKFFKVRLTVIDTPGFGDYVNNRDSWMPIIEFLDDQHESYMLQEQQPRRQDKIDLRVHACLYFIRPTGHTLKPLDIEVMKRLCSRVNLIPVIAKADTLSPADLAKFKQRIISVIEAQNIKIYQPPIEEDDEAAAQHARSLMAAMPFAVIGSEKDVKTSDGRIVKGRQYSWGVAEVENEDHCDFKKLRSILIRTHMLDLIHTTEELHYEAYRAQQMETRKFGEARPRKLDNPKFKEEEEALRKRFTEQVKIEEQRFRQWEQKLIAERDRLNKDLEQTHAQIKQLETELEQMQGSAVRSHGRR, encoded by the exons ATGGCCCCAGCTGCTGAGAGCGCCTCACCGATTGGCATTGCCAATCTTCCCAACCAGCGACACAAGATTGTCGCCAAGCGGGGAGCCAGCTTCACTATTATG GTTGCTGGCGAGTCTGGCTTGGGAAAGACTACCTTTATCAACACCCTCttctccaccaccatcaagaaCTATGCCGACCACAAGCGTCGACACCAGAAGCAGGTCGACAAGACTGTCGAAATCGAGATCACCAAGGCTGAGCTCGAGGAGAAGTTCTTCAAGG TTCGCCTGACCGTCATTGACACCCCCGGATTTGGTGACTACGTCAACAACCGTGACTCCTGGATGCCCATCATCGAGTTTCTCGACGACCAGCACGAATCCTACATGCTTCAGGAGCAACAGCCCCGCCGTCAAGACAAGATTGACCTCCGTGTCCATGCCTGCTTGTACTTTATCCGCCCTACTGGCCACACTCTGAAGCCCCTCGATATCGAGGTTATGAAGAGACTTTGCTCTCGAGTCAACTTGATCCCTGTTATTGCCAAGGCTGACACTCTGAGCCCTGCTGATCtggccaagttcaagcaaaGA ATCATCTCTGTCATTGAGGCCCAGAACATCAAGATCTACCAGCCCCCTAtcgaggaggatgacgaagccgCTGCTCAGCACGCCCGAAGCCtcatggccgccatgccCTTCGCCGTCATCGGCTCCGAGAAGGACGTCAAGACCAGCGACGGCCGTATCGTCAAGGGTCGTCAATACTCGTGGGGTGTTGCcgaggttgagaatgagGACCACTGCGATTTCAAGAAGCTCCGATCCATTTTGATCCGAACCCACATGCTCGATCTCATTCACACCACCGAGGAGCTGCACTACGAGGCGTACCGTGCTCAGCAGATGGAGACTCGCAAGTTTGGCGAGGCCCGCCCCCGCAAGCTGGACAATCCCAAATtcaaggaggaggaagaggctcTGCGCAAGCGATTCACCGAGCAGGTCAAGATCGAGGAGCAGCGATTCCGACAGTGGGAGCAGAAGCTCATTGCCGAGCGCGACCGTCTCAACAAGGACCTCGAACAGACGCACGCCCAGATCAAGCAGCTGGAAACCGAGCTCGAACAGATGCAGGGCAGTGCCGTCCGCAGCCACGGTCGTCGTTAA